The Siansivirga zeaxanthinifaciens CC-SAMT-1 region TAGTTGCTCACTTCCATTTAGTAATGGGTATTTCTGCACTTTACGGTATGTTTGCAGGTATTTATCATTGGTATCCAAAAATGTTTGGTCGAATGCTAAACAAAAACTTAGGATATATTCACTTCTGGATAACTGCTGTTTGTGCTTACGGTGTGTTTTTCCCAATGCATTTTATAGGTATGGCAGGTTTACCACGTCGTTACTATACAAACACAAATTTCCCGTTATTCGATGATTTAGCAAACGTAAATGTTGTTATTACCATGTTTGCTATTATAGGTGGTATTGCACAGATTGTATATTTATACAATTTCTTTATCAGTATTTTTTACGGTAAAAAAGCATCACAAAATCCTTGGAGTTCAACAACTTTAGAGTGGACAACCCCTGTTGAGCATATTCACGGAAACTGGCCTGGTGACATACCTCATGTTCACAGATGGCCTTACGATTATAGTAAGCCAGGACATGATGTCGATTTTGTTCCACAAAACATTCCGTTAAAAGACGGCGAAGAAGAATTACAGCACTAATTTATTAGTTAACTATATTAAAATAAAAAAGCCTTTCTATAATTAGAGAGGCTTTTTCTTTATATTTGTTTTTAATGATTTTTATTCCCAATGAATAGGGAATCTAAGCTATGAATGAAAACCTAGATCCAACAAAAGCAAGTTTTACACCCGAAGAGTTAGATGTCGAAAAGAAATTAAGACCTCTGGCCTTTAGCGATTTTACAGGTCAAGATCAAGTACTTGAAAATTTAAAAATATTTGTTCAAGCAGCAAACCTGCGTGACGAGGCTTTAGATCACACATTGTTTCATGGCCCACCTGGTTTAGGAAAAACAACTTTAGCACACATACTAGCTAACGAACTTAATGTAGGTATAAAAGTAACATCGGGTCCTGTTTTAGATAAGCCCGGAGACCTAGCTGGTTTGTTAACAAATTTAGACGAACGTGATGTGCTTTTTATTGATGAAATACACCGGCTTAGCCCCATAGTTGAAGAGTATTTATATTCCGCTATGGAAGACTATAAAATCGATATCATGATAGAGTCTGGGCCCAACGCAAGAACCGTTCAAATAAATCTTAATCCCTTTACATTAATTGGCGCCACAACGCGCTCCGGATTGTTAACAGCACCCATGCGTGCCCGTTTTGGTATTCAAAGCAGATTACAATATTACAACACCGAATTATTAACAACCATTGTGCAACGAAGCGCTTCCATTTTAAATATGCCCATATCTATGGAGGCTGCCATAGAAATTGCAGGCCGAAGCCGAGGTACACCTCGTATTGCGAATGCCTTATTGCGTAGAGTTCGAGATTTTGCTCAAATAAAAGGCAATGGAACCATAGATATCGCCATAGCAAAATTTGCCTTAAAAGCGCTAAATGTTGACGCTTACGGTCTAGATGAAATGGACAATAAAATACTCGTAACCATTATCGATAAGTTTAAAGGAGGGCCCGTAGGTATAACAACGCTTGCCACCGCAGTTAGCGAAAGTGCCGAAACCATCGAAGAGGTTTACGAGCCATTCTTAATTCAGCAAGGGTTTATTATGCGTACACCTCGAGGCCGCGAAGTTACCGAACAAGCCTATAAACATTTAGGAAAAATTAAAGGAGGCATTCAAGGCGGTTTATTTTAGGGCATTCCCCAAGGGTCGCGCTTTCGCAAGTCGCTTTTTTGTAATTAAAAAAAAAATACAAAAAGAGCTCCAACAATTGCTCAATCGCTAATGCAGCATGTACAACAAACAAACAAATACAGAACGTATTAAAACCGAAGCCAAACGCCTCGGTTTTTTGTCGTGTGGTATAAGCAAAGCAGGTTTTTTAGAAGAAGAAGCACCCCGTTTAGAACGCTGGTTAAATAAAAACATGCACGGGCAAATGCATTACATGGAAAATCATTTTGATAAGCGTTTAGACCCAACTAAATTGGTAGAAGATTCTAAAAGCGTTATCTCCTTACTAATAAATTATTTTCCCGAAGACACTCAAACCGACGCCAGTTTTAAAATATCTAAATATGCTTATGGCACCGATTATCATTATGTAATTAAAGATAAATTAAAACAACTATTACATTTTATTCAAGAAAACATAGGCGATGTGTATGGTCGAGCTTTTGTAGATTCGGCACCAGTTTTAGATAAAGCTTGGGCTTCTAAAAGTGGTTTAGGCTGGATAGGAAAAAACAGTAATTTATTAACGCAGCAAGTAGGCTCGTTTTATTTTATTGCCGAATTAATTGTTGATTTAGATTTAGAATACGATTTACCAACAACCAATCACTGTGGTACTTGTGCCGCATGTATAGATGCCTGTCCAACGCAAGCCATTACAGAACCTTATGTGGTAGATGGTAGCAAATGTATTTCTTACTTTACTATAGAATTAAAAGAAAATATTCCAACCGAATTTAAAGATAAAATGGACGATTGGATGTTTGGTTGCGATGTGTGCCAGGATGTTTGTCCGTGGAATCGATTTTCTAAGCCTCATAAAGAGCCACTTTTTAATCCGCATCCCGAATTACTTTCCATGACTAAAAAAGACTGGGAAGACATTACCGAAGATGTTTTTAAAAAAGTATTTAAAGATTCGGCAGTAAAACGTACTAAGTTTTCTGGGTTAAAACGAAATATCGATTTTTTAAAATAAAATATCTTACAACTTGTTTTTTTGCGTTAGGGATAGCAGCGTAAAGCCCACAGCGAGGTACGAGCGCGGACTTGCAGCGTATAGCCCGACCCTTGTGGTAACGCCATAATAATTTAAGATACGGTTTTTGTAGATTCGCGTTTTACGAGGTCGGTGTCTAAAACAATGTCTTTAAAAACCACAGGTTTGTTATTTTTTCGTTGTTTAATTTCTTTGTAAAGTTGCTTAAAGGCTGTTTTGCCCATTAAGTAACCGGGTTGGTCTATGGTGGTTAGGGTTGGCGAAATTACCGAAGACATAAACCAGTTGCTAAACCCTACAATGGCGATGTCGTCGGGCATTTTTACGCCTTGTTTGTTAAATTCGGTCATGGCGCCAATGGCAACCAAATCGGTGTTTATAAAGATGCCATCGACATCGTTGTGGTCTTTAAGTAATTGTTGGGCATTTTTTTTGCCTTCTTCAAAACTCATATCGCCACACTCGCAAATGTAAACCAGCGAGGGGTCGTAGGGCATATTATTGTCTAAAAGGGCTTTTTTATACCCTAAAAACCGATCGATAGAATTTTGTGGCAACAAAGCACCCCGAAAATGGGCGATGCGTTTACAACCGGTATCTATTAAATGTTGTGTAGCTATGTAAGCCGCTTTACGGTCGTCTATGATAACTTTTGAGCATTTTACAATTTTTGCAATTTTATCGAACATGACTAGTGGTTTGTCTTGAGCAATAACTTCGTTTAAGTGATTAAAGTTGGCGGTACCGTTGGCCAATGAAATGAGTATGCCATCGACACGATGACTCATTAGTAAATCGATTTGCTTTTTTTCTAATTCGTACGATTCATTCGATTGCAGTATGATAACCAGATACCCTTTTTTTTCTGCCTGTGATATGATACCTTTAATAACACTCGAAAAAAAGTGATGAACAATAACGGGTATTATTAACCCTATGGTTTTAGATTCTTTGGTGCGTAAATTAACGGCAAAGGCATTGGGTTTATAGTTTAAAGTCTTAGCAAGTTCTTTAACAAGCGCTTTTGTTTTTGGGCTTACATCGGGATAATCTTTTAACGCTTTAGAAACGGTTGTTACAGAAATGTTTAAGTGCTCTGCTATTTGTTTTAGGGTAACGGGTTTCATTTAAAAATTATAATTTAATGTTTAAATATATAATAAAATTTGGTTTTCGAAAACGTTTTCGGTAAAATCGATAACGTTTTCGGTATTATAATCTTAATTTTTATTAGTTCTAAATGTAAATTGCTCAAGAATTCAACTAAAAAAATATTAAATTAATTAAAATTACTACAATGAATACAATTAAAACTAAATGGAGTGTTTTGTTTCTTTTGTTATTTTCTATAACAGGTATGGTTGCTCAGTCAACTATTTCGGGAACAGTAAAAGACCAAACAGGTGAACCTCTTGGAGGGGTAAACGTTATTTTAAATGGAACAACTAAAGGGTCGGTTTCAGATTTTGATGGAAATTTTTCTATTACTAATGTAGAAAACGGAACTTACGATTTAAAGGCGACATTTTTAGGTTATAAAACCTTTTCTAAAAGCATAACCGTAAATGGTGCCGATGTAACAGTTGATTTTACAATGCAAGAAGATGCCGCTTCACTAGATGAAGTTGTTGTTACGGGTGTTGTAAATCCGAAATCTAAAATAGAATCGAGTGTTTCGGTTTCTACCATGGATGTAAAACTTATTGAACAAGCATCGCCAAGAAGTGCTGGTGAACTTTTTAGAAATGTACCTGGTATTCGTGCCGAGTCTTCGGGTGGTGAAGGTAATGCTAACTTTAACGTACGTGGTGTACCGGTATCGTCTGGAGGATCTAGATATTTTCAAATACAAGAAGATGGTTTACCTTTAAATTTATTTGGTGATACGTCTTTTGGAAATTCTGATAACTTTTTGCGTATCGATTCTAATATAAGCCGCGTGGAGGCTATTAGAGGGGGTT contains the following coding sequences:
- the ruvB gene encoding Holliday junction branch migration DNA helicase RuvB codes for the protein MNENLDPTKASFTPEELDVEKKLRPLAFSDFTGQDQVLENLKIFVQAANLRDEALDHTLFHGPPGLGKTTLAHILANELNVGIKVTSGPVLDKPGDLAGLLTNLDERDVLFIDEIHRLSPIVEEYLYSAMEDYKIDIMIESGPNARTVQINLNPFTLIGATTRSGLLTAPMRARFGIQSRLQYYNTELLTTIVQRSASILNMPISMEAAIEIAGRSRGTPRIANALLRRVRDFAQIKGNGTIDIAIAKFALKALNVDAYGLDEMDNKILVTIIDKFKGGPVGITTLATAVSESAETIEEVYEPFLIQQGFIMRTPRGREVTEQAYKHLGKIKGGIQGGLF
- the queG gene encoding tRNA epoxyqueuosine(34) reductase QueG, with product MYNKQTNTERIKTEAKRLGFLSCGISKAGFLEEEAPRLERWLNKNMHGQMHYMENHFDKRLDPTKLVEDSKSVISLLINYFPEDTQTDASFKISKYAYGTDYHYVIKDKLKQLLHFIQENIGDVYGRAFVDSAPVLDKAWASKSGLGWIGKNSNLLTQQVGSFYFIAELIVDLDLEYDLPTTNHCGTCAACIDACPTQAITEPYVVDGSKCISYFTIELKENIPTEFKDKMDDWMFGCDVCQDVCPWNRFSKPHKEPLFNPHPELLSMTKKDWEDITEDVFKKVFKDSAVKRTKFSGLKRNIDFLK
- a CDS encoding LacI family DNA-binding transcriptional regulator — translated: MKPVTLKQIAEHLNISVTTVSKALKDYPDVSPKTKALVKELAKTLNYKPNAFAVNLRTKESKTIGLIIPVIVHHFFSSVIKGIISQAEKKGYLVIILQSNESYELEKKQIDLLMSHRVDGILISLANGTANFNHLNEVIAQDKPLVMFDKIAKIVKCSKVIIDDRKAAYIATQHLIDTGCKRIAHFRGALLPQNSIDRFLGYKKALLDNNMPYDPSLVYICECGDMSFEEGKKNAQQLLKDHNDVDGIFINTDLVAIGAMTEFNKQGVKMPDDIAIVGFSNWFMSSVISPTLTTIDQPGYLMGKTAFKQLYKEIKQRKNNKPVVFKDIVLDTDLVKRESTKTVS